TGGATCACCAAACCCATTGTAAATAGAGATAGATCGAAAATTGATTGGTGTTTTAAATTTGAATTGGAGGGATTCTCCGACACCTTCCCCTTCCACTCCTTCCACCCAACTTGTTTTTAATTTTCCGTCCATGGCAAATACGGGTATGTATTTTTTAGTTTTTGGTTGGAGTTGGCTTGTGGAAGTGATGGTAGGTGGATTTAATGATTCTGAAAAGAGTGGCAAACAAATGCTTATGATGAGTAATGTGAATTTGGAATTACGAAGATTCATAAAGCAAAATCATAAGAATCTAATAGAATGGGCAAGTAGGAAATAAAATTTATGGATTTTCAAATTGATTATGTGACAGTTTATTCCACTTTTCCTTCCAAAGAAGAAGCAAAAGCGATAACAAAGGTTCTTATTACTGAACATCTGGCGGCTTGCGCTAACCTATTGGACAAAATGGAATCGATTTATGTCTGGAACAATCAATTGGAGGAAACAAGTGAAGTAGTTTGTTTTTTAAAGACAACACTAGAAAAATCAGAAACATTGATGCAGAGGCTCAAAG
The sequence above is a segment of the Leptospira sp. WS39.C2 genome. Coding sequences within it:
- the cutA gene encoding divalent-cation tolerance protein CutA; its protein translation is MDFQIDYVTVYSTFPSKEEAKAITKVLITEHLAACANLLDKMESIYVWNNQLEETSEVVCFLKTTLEKSETLMQRLKELHSYETPCILVLPILNGDKGYLDWIRNSL